A window of Chrysoperla carnea chromosome 3, inChrCarn1.1, whole genome shotgun sequence genomic DNA:
TAAATTGACGAGATTCTAGAATATACACACGTGTTCTGCATCTATCTAACAAGCATAATAGCACCGTCTATTTCAATATTATAGAGTTGGAAAAATATTAGTCTTTGAAAAActtataaaagtataaacattGAAAAGTTAGAAATTAGTCACATAATAATTAGCTTAtggcataaaaaattatttatcagcTATATTTGATATtacgtatacaaaatttaaaatactcatTGACTCATAATGTGGGAATTTTGATAACGGAGTTATCAATTTGCGTTTGTTCTACGCacatgatcaaattagacagaAGAAATCAAAGAAGTGAAGTGAACATGATATAAAATACTAAGCAAATTTAAGGAACTGAAACCTGCTCAAACGGTGggataaactaatttttataatgatgtCGAAATAATCAACATAGATTATTAAAAAGTCAAAGAAACTTATAATCAAACGGTgggataaaaaatcaattttcacaattgttttaaaatacttttcattCTGATATGGAAgactataattatattattataattattataatgattattattaaactattttattatacagggtTACTACAAAAGATTAACCATATTTTGAAgtgttaaaattgcaaaaaggtATTTGTTTGTACCAATATTGTAACGAAACAGTATATTTTCCAGTTTTATTTACGTTATTGCATTGAGTGTCTGTATGATTGTGTAATAACGTGAACAAAACTTAAAGATATGCTCTTTTCATTAACGTTAACCATTTGTAGTAGCCctgtattactatttttaattaagaaacgTAATCGTGTTTCTATTATACactaaacattaattttagcGTAAAGGgggcaaaatttcattaatactACAGTACTTAAACATAGGCTTATAATTAACCAATTAAATATATGGCAGCTCCTCTCACGATACACTCAAGATTATTTCCATACTGAAGATTGTTAAATAAAGTTTGTTAAAGATTCAATGGTAAAATATggcaaaatatgaaataattatttgagaGTCTATACAGAACCTAGAGCTATGTTCGGGGAACAATTTATAGAAAGAGAGTCAATAGACAAACCTTTCCACAGTGTTAGCGTTTCTGTTAAGTTAGCATTACGAACTCTATAATATGAAATAGTaccgtattaaaaataaataataaacacacctacaaaaataaattctataaccGTGTGCATTCAATATCACTATCATACCTATCAAAAATGCTAGAATTATCATGACTATCAATGTCTGAACTATCCACTGATTCCGTACCTGCCAAACCGCTGCTATTATCTCCCACCGAAACATGTGAATCACGTTGTGTAATTGTTGTCGCTGCTACTTCGGCTGCAGCTTTTTCACGACGTAATTGTACAACGGCTTTTGTTGCATTTTCCTTGGCAGTAAATTCTTCTGCCCGTCGTCCAACTTTACGTTCGAATGTTGGCTCTGTAAATTTACCAAATGGTTGTTGTGGTAATTCATTAGGCATTGGTGGTCCAGGATAATCCAATTTTGCACGTTTTAATTCTTCCATTGATCGTTCTAATGTTGTTATAACTGTATCATCATCGTATCCAAAATCCTTATATAACTTCACCTAAACAATTAACACATCAGATGTAGAAAAATGCtactgaaaaattgtatttcaacaatatacTCGTAAATTCTAATAAATCTTGGACAAAAACTCCACCTAAACAATAGTTCCTTATTTAACTATggatattgtaaattatataaataattaatattctagaaaatttatCGGAATTAAACGTAACAGacaatttattaaaagcaaatgtaaagaaaaattatacgaaCTTGTATAAATTGCACAATTAAATCCATATCattcaatttcataatattccGTTTATGCAATTTTAAGACTGTGTAAGCCATAGCTGTTATAGCCCGTTCaccatcaaataaataaatatcccaTATTCGTAAACATAAGCTAAAGGGAAcctgcaataaaatatttacaatataacatcaagatattgtttgtttaacgTTCAAATTGTAGATGAAAAGTTACTTTCCGCTGGCCTGTAAAACTAATCAAAGAGACCATAAAAATACCTATCGGTTTTATCTATGGAAATTGTTTGTTCTGGAACAACTTTATTAAACATGCagagtatattaaaaaactCCAGGGaaaagtttcatatttttgtcttttcatttaCAGACTGGCAGTAAGTAAGCTTTTGcagaatatataaaacaaaacaagacTTACTCTTTCTACAAAACAAACGAAGAACCATtttaaagaatacaaaattgCATCTAAaccatatttatcaaaatgtttttttaatttgggcataaattttgtaagaattttatcATGATGTTCAAGAAACCTAGTTAATTTTGGAAATCCTTCAATATAAAGGCCATgcattgcatattttttatcagttaACAGTACAGATAATGCCCAAAATGCGTCCTCTTCATCCATATACATGAGTAAAACTCCAGCTAATCCGGACATACCTTGACAATAGCCCACTTCCATATTATACATACCATAAGCGACAAGTACATTGAATAAAGATCTTTGTTTTAAACTATAACGTTCTCTATAATCAATATGCTCACGAAACTGACGATTCACATCAGAATCAATTTGTCGTGCATCCGTTGACCATAGTCGTGCTAACTTCAGCATATTTTGATATACTCCAACATTATCTTTTTTCTGTTgttctaaatttaataatttgcacCAAACTTGTGACCTAAGTGAATCAGGTATTCCTTTATAAATTCTTCTATGTAACTTATCTTTAGTGGCAGGTTTATCCCAATTCTTCAACATTTTCATCCATTTTGCTACCCTAACCATTTCAACTTCTTTCATACGTTTCTCATTTGGCTCAATCTTTTGAGGTAGACGTTCATCATGGATGAATCCATAACGATCCGCCTTATGATATACCTCGAATCCAGGATCCTCCCACGCATCAATCTGTGCGCCCGGTTCCCTACCTCGCTCATAGcgctgaaatattttttctcgcTCTTCAGCTGATCTTTTTAAAAGCTCGTCTTCATTCATTCCACGCGTACTAGCAACTTCAATTTAAATCTAAACTGCATGCCGATCAACTCACTATTCTTTTTCCAAATCCGTGGCTACGTCTACTGACACTTGTATAAGTAAAACACTAGGATTTTAATAGGCGGATCAAAAACTTATCTAATGTTAACCAAACTAACAAACCTTGTTATGAATGTAATACGACACTAaactcatttttgaattaaaccaATTcactttttatagaattttaacTGATTAAACATCGTTTaacatatgaatattatttgaatatatttgtacgaaatttttcactattttattatttaggaattGTGGAACTATAATgtgtatttgataaaaaacaagacATTTCATTTACTGTATTGGATTTACATGTACGATATTTGTCTATGCTGTCATACCGACAGATTAATCAGGCAACTTTAATGCAGTGTTGCCAActctcaaaattttttccccCTAGAGCTCCAACCAAAAACCCCTAAAATCCCCTAAAATACAATTGCTGCGAGattcccttaaaaaaaaaaaaaaaaaaaaacattattataaaaatataaataaatgttattaataaaataaacaattaagtattattacattaattacataatcgtttataaataattaatcaataatcaaataccaaattgaattatttaaataatataattattcgttttttaacctgaaaaccttaaaaaagtgaatattcgaagttgaaaaaaaaatccctaAAAATACCCCTAAAAATATAACACCCCTAAAAAAACCCCATTAGACTTTTTAAACCCCTAAATTTGGGGGGAAAACCCCTAAGTTGGTAACCCTGCTTTAATGCCATTTGAGAACATTTTAGTTCAGTCCATAATAATAGAGAGCACTGTAATTAGAAACGCAACAGTGTACAATAAATTTCCATGGGCTTGTAAAACATGAATTCGAATTGTGTACATCTCTACACCTACGTCATACATGTAATAAGtagtttttaaatctatttcgTTCATTAAGGTTTCATTTTCAGAACCCTAATCCAAGTTTTTAGAACCCAAAAAtcttattgaattaaatatgttATACTTTACCTGTTTGGAAACCTGTCAATTAGACACAAATATCTAGATATgccgacaaaaacaaaatttccataTTCATCATATAGCTAACTAGTACTATTTAATATCTAATAAACTGATAACATGTAATATGCATGTGTCCATTTTAGTGTTATggaattttaatcataaatggtaaagttaatttttacgttagttttcaatagaaaataattcaattttcaaaatagactTTGAAAAGCCTGAATATCCAGGAGTTTGATTTGATATCGCATACAGAcgaatttcgtaaaatcttaTGGCACGTTgatataacaatataaaattaccATGATCagtcatatatttatatatacatactatacttGAAGTAACGAAGATATTGTAAACTTATGACACAATACTGTAGTCCAGTACTCTATGTTAATGATCCAtactttaattcaattttttcaaattaatttgggCCCAGccgaagattttaaaaataatttttaattgatattcatTCTATATGAATACAATGTTTCGAAgtaatgataatttattctgttattaacattaaaaaaattatcttataattaTGAACAACAAAAAGGGcgtacttttgcatttataaaaaaagtttagttaGAAGTAGAACTTtttctaacaatttaaaattttcgagataaaatAAAGAtcgatttataaattattaacgtTTAGCTTATAAGTATACTTAAACAAATATCCATCAACTGTAACTGTTAAATCAaatcatattacaaaatttaaactttcgCGCCATGAATACGTgtcaaatattgttttgttacaattttacatgaaaatcaaTTGTAAATTGGTAGAGGTTAGCTTTCAGGGAGTAATCGACacgtatatttaaaaagtaccggaattaaattatataaaaaatggtaatatattgtataattaaaaatttgtagcatactttttaatatatagttttaaatttaaggttCAACAAGAATTAATGACACGATATGTATCACCGGTAAATCCGGCAGTTTATCCACATTTGACATTAGTGTTATTGGGAATTGGTGTATTTTTCACTGCCTGGTTTTTCGTTTATCAAGTTACAAGCACAAAGAAAACTCGAGATATCttcaaagaattattattatcattagtaGCAGCTTTGTTCTCTGGTTTTGGTGTATTATTTTTACTACTTTGGGTAGGGGTTTACGtataaaacaaaccaaaaaatgttgtaacataacttttattaattctatgaatataattatttctttataatataaaacttgcataaatcatatttgtatttttatttatcatcattagaaattaaaaatatgtatttatatcatCATCCTTTGAAAACAATCCTCTAACCAGCAAGACCTGCTTTTTGCCGACATTTTTGCATTAATGCTCTTAACATGAATTGTTTGTGCGATAATGTTCTAACTTGTTTTAAGAAAACATCCAAATCAATGACACCACGACGTAATGCTTCATCCATATAGTAAATTGCATCCTCTGTTGCCGCTTCTTCGGCGAATGCATTCAACAACCTTAAAAATAACGATAGATTAAAAACAGGATTTGAATTACAAAAGAGAACATATTACTGTTTATATAACGGAGTAGTAGTAGTTACAGCATCTTCAACATTAAATTCTTCAGTACTAATTTTTTCAATAGCTGTTTCTAATTCTTTTTCTTTCTCTTGAAGAATTTGAAGATTTTTATCCAATTCagcctaataaaaaataattttgatagtaGAAAGTGCGGATTTTCAATTACTGGACATTTTCAAGACTCtactatacataaaaatatttaatacctgTTCTGTATCCAAACGTTGTAAAATATCTTCTAATTTCGCTTTTCCTTGTGTCAATTCTTGTTGAGTACGCCGCAAAGTATCTAATTCTGCTTGATTTTGCATAAATTGTTCCCTTAAACGTCGTTTTAATTTATCTTCAACTGCAGAAAGCAATGATGCTCGTATATGTTCTTCAGTGATAGTTCCAGTTCCAGTCGTTGCGTTTCCAGATAATGGTGGTGACTGGCCAGCGGGATAACTTGGGTAATGTGAAGGGTACGCATTGCCATACATTGAATAAGATGGAAAGTTTGTATTTGCTGGCGGCTGTGTTGGGTATGGAGGATATGGTCCAGAGCCACCATAAGATGTTGTTGGTGGATTGTATCCTCCACTAGGAGGATATGGCAAATAAGACGATGTAGATGTTGGAGGCATCGGCATATAcgcttcaaaaatttcaattgttaaattttctcTATGTTTAACTAACAATTTCAAACGACATAATATACTATATCTAAACTTACATGTTGCTGGATAAGGCGGCATACTTGAAGGCTCATTGCGTGACTTAGCATATACAGGAGGTTGCTCACCAAAAGTCACAATCATGACTtgaattaaacttaataaatctgaagcattctataaaaaaaatgatttattataatttacaatagtAATAGTAAAGGAGCTAGCAACGATTTTGAGAgagaatagggtattatcgttagtcaaaaataaatcatgaaatttgtttatatattttagtaccGATAGTTACTTACTGGTGTCCAATCGTGTAAAtatggtaaataaatttttccattataaTCCACGTATCTTGATATTTTAATCTGCATATCTGCTGTAGGTTTTACGTAACAAATTGGCGGATTAAATGGATGCGTATTAACTAACCATATACAAACAGGAATGTTATACGATGCACCTAAAAATAGggtatattcatgaaatttatatttggttcaaatatttttcttccttaaccttaatgactggacatttcaactaaacca
This region includes:
- the LOC123295146 gene encoding tumor susceptibility gene 101 protein, whose protein sequence is MLAKDESKIKQCLVRYQNPDVTRREILSVLNHYNGLAAHLEPYVFNDGTKMDLVNLAGTIPVMYKGASYNIPVCIWLVNTHPFNPPICYVKPTADMQIKISRYVDYNGKIYLPYLHDWTPNASDLLSLIQVMIVTFGEQPPVYAKSRNEPSSMPPYPATSYMPMPPTSTSSYLPYPPSGGYNPPTTSYGGSGPYPPYPTQPPANTNFPSYSMYGNAYPSHYPSYPAGQSPPLSGNATTGTGTITEEHIRASLLSAVEDKLKRRLREQFMQNQAELDTLRRTQQELTQGKAKLEDILQRLDTEQAELDKNLQILQEKEKELETAIEKISTEEFNVEDAVTTTTPLYKQLLNAFAEEAATEDAIYYMDEALRRGVIDLDVFLKQVRTLSHKQFMLRALMQKCRQKAGLAG
- the LOC123295154 gene encoding USP6 N-terminal-like protein is translated as MNEDELLKRSAEEREKIFQRYERGREPGAQIDAWEDPGFEVYHKADRYGFIHDERLPQKIEPNEKRMKEVEMVRVAKWMKMLKNWDKPATKDKLHRRIYKGIPDSLRSQVWCKLLNLEQQKKDNVGVYQNMLKLARLWSTDARQIDSDVNRQFREHIDYRERYSLKQRSLFNVLVAYGMYNMEVGYCQGMSGLAGVLLMYMDEEDAFWALSVLLTDKKYAMHGLYIEGFPKLTRFLEHHDKILTKFMPKLKKHFDKYGLDAILYSLKWFFVCFVERVPFSLCLRIWDIYLFDGERAITAMAYTVLKLHKRNIMKLNDMDLIVQFIQVKLYKDFGYDDDTVITTLERSMEELKRAKLDYPGPPMPNELPQQPFGKFTEPTFERKVGRRAEEFTAKENATKAVVQLRREKAAAEVAATTITQRDSHVSVGDNSSGLAGSKFSFDPSMDDTSSLLDCHHGSSRRSLADTSVTSTADLSVFSAATRSHAHENSLDSHSNMSDGSTGATSFDGGATGSIQRVPSTHSTPRATPGPSYAPSPDILRIYVPYTSPLDNNITPTASPQNGDIIITRSPPKTLNTTDDNRIRIRIDTTQDDLQTPLVEHNQIKHFRIDSPEIDLK
- the LOC123295817 gene encoding transmembrane protein 258 gives rise to the protein MVQQELMTRYVSPVNPAVYPHLTLVLLGIGVFFTAWFFVYQVTSTKKTRDIFKELLLSLVAALFSGFGVLFLLLWVGVYV